A single window of Modestobacter italicus DNA harbors:
- the kdpC gene encoding potassium-transporting ATPase subunit KdpC: MSTLRSGRQLVAAVRALLLATVVLGLVYPLLVTGFAQLVAPGRADGSLVRVDGAVVGSSLVGQAFVDAAGDPLPQYFQSRPSASGYDGAASGGSNLGPNSAELVDLVAERRAAVASFNGVPAADVPADAVTASASGLDPGISPAYAALQVARVAADRGVPAEQVTALVGGATHGRDLGVIGAPWVDVLALNLALDREFGTAG, encoded by the coding sequence ATGTCCACCCTCCGTTCGGGCCGCCAGCTGGTGGCCGCCGTCCGTGCCCTGCTGCTGGCCACCGTGGTGCTGGGGCTGGTGTACCCGCTGCTGGTCACCGGGTTCGCCCAGCTGGTGGCGCCCGGCCGTGCCGACGGGTCGCTGGTGCGCGTCGACGGTGCCGTCGTCGGGTCGTCGCTGGTCGGCCAGGCGTTCGTCGACGCGGCCGGCGACCCGCTGCCGCAGTACTTCCAGTCGCGGCCCTCGGCGTCGGGCTACGACGGCGCCGCGTCGGGGGGCTCCAACCTGGGGCCGAACTCGGCGGAGCTGGTCGACCTGGTCGCCGAGCGCCGGGCCGCGGTGGCGTCGTTCAACGGCGTCCCGGCCGCCGACGTTCCGGCCGACGCGGTGACCGCGTCGGCGTCCGGTCTCGACCCGGGCATCTCGCCGGCCTACGCGGCGCTCCAGGTCGCCCGGGTGGCGGCCGACCGCGGGGTGCCTGCCGAGCAGGTGACGGCGCTGGTCGGCGGGGCGACGCACGGCCGCGACCTCGGCGTCATCGGCGCGCCCTGGGTCGACGTCCTGGCGCTCAACCTGGCGCTGGACAGGGAGTTCGGCACGGCGGGCTGA